The window CCACGGCCGGCGTGGGGCTCGCCCGACGCATCGCCCGCGCACACCGACGCACACCCCGCGGGCCGGAACTGGCCCGTCTCGCGAACGAGATCGCCCAGGACCGGCACGACCTCCTGGCCATCATGCACTCCCTCGGTCACGCCCCGCGCCGTCACAAGGTCCTCGCGGGTTGGGCCGGAGAGCGGGCTGCCCGCTGGAAGCTCAACGGCCGCCTGGTGCGGCGTTCGGGCCTGAGCCGGCTCGTCGAGCTGGAGACGTTGCGTCTGGGCACCGAGGGCAAGGCGTGCCTGTGGGCGACGCTGCTGGTGGTGGCGCCGGGGCAGACCGGACTCGACCAGGAGCGTCTGCAAGGGTTGCTGGACCGGGCCCAGGAACAGATCGACACGTTGGAGGGCCTGCGCCTGACCGCGTCGGCCAAGGTGTTCACCGCCGGCCGCGCGACGGCCTGAGGCGTCACGCGGCCGGCGGTGAACCGGTGGGGCATCGGGCGGTCCGCGCGAGGCGCGGCGCCGACCCGGTGAACTCAGCGGGCCCGGTGCCGGGCTCGACTGCCGCCCTGGTAGGCCAGGACGGCGGCGAGGATCATCGGTGCGACAAGAAGAGCCACCACACTCATTGCGCTTCCCTTTCTCCTGGGGTCCTCCTCCGTCTCACCCGATACGGCCGGGCCAAACCCGTACGACTCATCCGCAATGCGCCTTCGCTCATCGCCGCGCCGGTGCCGCGAAGGGGATCGAGGTCTCCTGCCCGGTCGCCGACGGGGCACCGCCCGGACGGGTCCACAGCCCCGCACGCTCCAGCCTCGGCAGCACGCCCTCGCCGAACCAGTACGCCTCCTCCACGTGCGGGTGGCCGGACATGACGAACTCGTCGATGCCCAGCCGGTGGTACTCCGCGACGCGCTCGGCGACCTCGTCGTGGCTGCCCACCAGGGCGGTGCCCGCGCCGCCCCGGACCAGGCCGATCCCGGCCCACAGGTTGGGTGAGACCTCCAGTCCGTCGACCGAGCCCCCGTGCAGGGCCAGCATCCGGCGCTGCCCCTCGGATTCGCTCCTCGCCAGCCCTTCCTGTACGGCGCGCACCGCGTCGGGGGAGAATCCCGCGAGCAGCCGCCGCGCCTCGGCCCACGCCTGCTCGGCGGTGTCCCGGGTGATCACGTGCAGGCGGATCCCGAACCGTACGATCCGGCCCTCCTTCGCCGCGAGACCGCGGATCCACTCGATCTTCCGTGCCACGTCGGCCGGCGGTTCGCCCCAGGTGAGGTACACGTCGCTGTACCGGGCCGCGACCTCGCCCGCGGCGGGTGAGGAACCGCCGAAGTAGACCGGCGGCACCGGCTGCGGGAGCCGGCCCAGCCGGGCGTCCTCGACGCGCAGATGGCGGCCGTCCCGGGTCACGCTCTCGCCGCGCCACAGGCTCCGTACGATGTCCAGGAACTCGCCCGTCCGTTCGTACCGTTCCTCCTTGTCGAGGAAGTCGCCGTAGGCGCGCTGCTCGTGGCTCTCCCCGCCGGTCACCACGTTGAGCAGCAGCCGGCCGGGGGCGTGGCGTTGGAAGGTGGCGGCCATCTGCGCGGCCAGCGTCGGGGAGACGAAGCCGGGCCGGAAGGCGACGAGGAACTTCAGCCGTTCGGTCTCGCGCGCCAGCATGGCAGTGGTCAGCCAGGCGTCCTCGCACCACGCCCCGGTGGGGGTGAGCGCGCCCTCGAAGCCCAGTTGTTCGGCCGCGCGGCCGATCTGGGCCAGGTAGCCGAGGTCGGCCGGGCGCTGCCCGTCGGCCGCTCCCGCCGCGCCTGCCGGTACGCCGTGGCCGCCCCCGATGACGTGCCGGCTGTCGCCGTAGGTGGGCAGGAACCAGTGGAAGGTGAGATTCACGAGGGTCTCCAGGACGTACGGGGATCGAGGCAGGTGACGGCGGGTCAGAGCAGGCCGTGGCGCGGTGGCCGGGTGCCGCTCAGGACGTGGCGGCCGATGTGCTGGACCTTCCAGCGCACGGGGTCGTGGAGGGTGTGCGTGCGCGCGTCACGCCAGTGGCGGTGCAGGTTGAGGCCGTCCAGGGCCGATCGCGTACCCGCCAACTCGAACAGCGCGCTGCCCGTTTCGACGGCCGTCCGCGCCGCGTGCACCTTGGCCGCGGCCACCGCGATGGAGGCGGAGGCCGCCGTGTCGTCGGTGAGCCGGCCGGCGGCCCGGTCCACGGCGTCGGCGGCAGCGGTCAGCAGCGCCTCGGACGCCCGGACCTGGATGGCGAGTTCCCCGAACCGCTGGACGAGCAGCGGGTCGTCGGCCGGTGTCGCGTACCCCTCCCCCACGGCCTCGAACCAGGGCCGGCTCTTGGCCCGCACGAAGGCGGCAGCTTCGGCGAGCGCGCCGGCCGCGATCCCCGCGTCGATGGCGGCGTGCAGCAACTGCGCGACGGCGCCGTGCAGTTGGGGACCCTGGAAGGTGAGGTGGTGCGGGACGATCCGGTCGGCGTCGACCACGACGTCGACCAGGTGCACGGTCCCACTGGCGGTGGTGCGCTGGCCCATCCCGTCCCAGTCGTCGACGACCGTCAGGCCGGGCGCGTCCGCCGGTACGTACGCGACGTGCAGCGCGTCGTCGCCGGCGCGGGCCAGGACCGGGATCCAGTGGGCGAACAGGGCGCCCGTGCTGTAGTGCTTCTCACCGGTCAGCAGGTACGAGCCGTCCGGTCGGGGGGTGAGGCGGGCGCGGATGTCCTGGACGTGCGCGGTTCCCTTCTCCGACTGCGCGTTGCCGAGGCGCCGGCCCGCCAGCACCTCCGCGAAGAAGAACTTCCGCTGGGCCTCGCCGCCCTGCCGGCGCAGCACGTTGACGTACACGAAGTGGCTCTGCGGGATCTGGGCGAGGCTGGGGTCTGCGGCGGCCAGCAGACGGAAGACCTCGGCGAGCGTACGGGCCCCGACGTCGGCTCCGCCGTGTGCGGACGGCACGGTGATCGCGAGCAGCCCGGAGGCCGAGAGCCGGTCGAGTTCCGCGCGGGGCAGGACGCGGCCCGCGTCCCGGTCCGCGGCCCCGACCCGGAACGCGTCGGCCAGCTCGGCGGCGACGGCCAGGGCCTCGGCCTCGTCGGCGATGACATGGGCGGGCGCCCCGCGGGCGGTGCCGTCGGCCATGTCAGGCCGCCAGCGGGGCGGTTTCGGCGGCCAGTGCGAGGGAGAACTGGTCGACGACCGTGTACAGGGCGGGGCGGGCGACCGGGTCCACGGTGACGGCACCGCCGGCCGGCGCCGTGATGTGCCCGTCGAGGACGAACCAGCCCTGCACGATGTGCCCCGCGCCCATTGTCGAGAGCACCGGGCGCAGCGCGTAGTCCACGGCCAGCACATGGGCGAGGGAGCCGCCCGTCGCGAGCGGCAGCACCGTCTTGCCGGCGAGGGCGCGCTGCGGCAGCAGGTCCAGCAGGGACTTCAGGAGTCCTGAGTAAGCGGCCTTGTATATGGGCGTGCCGATGATGACGCCGTCGGCCTCCTCGAACAGCCGGCGGGCGGCGACGATCTCCGGATGCGCGAAGTCGGCTCCGAGGAGTGCCTCCGCGGGGAGCGTCCGCACGTCGAGGGGAACCACGCGGTGGCCCTGGTCGACGAGCCGGGCGTCCAGGTGGCGCAGCAGGCCGGCGGTGCGG of the Streptomyces sp. NBC_01426 genome contains:
- a CDS encoding LLM class flavin-dependent oxidoreductase; amino-acid sequence: MNLTFHWFLPTYGDSRHVIGGGHGVPAGAAGAADGQRPADLGYLAQIGRAAEQLGFEGALTPTGAWCEDAWLTTAMLARETERLKFLVAFRPGFVSPTLAAQMAATFQRHAPGRLLLNVVTGGESHEQRAYGDFLDKEERYERTGEFLDIVRSLWRGESVTRDGRHLRVEDARLGRLPQPVPPVYFGGSSPAAGEVAARYSDVYLTWGEPPADVARKIEWIRGLAAKEGRIVRFGIRLHVITRDTAEQAWAEARRLLAGFSPDAVRAVQEGLARSESEGQRRMLALHGGSVDGLEVSPNLWAGIGLVRGGAGTALVGSHDEVAERVAEYHRLGIDEFVMSGHPHVEEAYWFGEGVLPRLERAGLWTRPGGAPSATGQETSIPFAAPARR
- a CDS encoding SfnB family sulfur acquisition oxidoreductase, yielding MADGTARGAPAHVIADEAEALAVAAELADAFRVGAADRDAGRVLPRAELDRLSASGLLAITVPSAHGGADVGARTLAEVFRLLAAADPSLAQIPQSHFVYVNVLRRQGGEAQRKFFFAEVLAGRRLGNAQSEKGTAHVQDIRARLTPRPDGSYLLTGEKHYSTGALFAHWIPVLARAGDDALHVAYVPADAPGLTVVDDWDGMGQRTTASGTVHLVDVVVDADRIVPHHLTFQGPQLHGAVAQLLHAAIDAGIAAGALAEAAAFVRAKSRPWFEAVGEGYATPADDPLLVQRFGELAIQVRASEALLTAAADAVDRAAGRLTDDTAASASIAVAAAKVHAARTAVETGSALFELAGTRSALDGLNLHRHWRDARTHTLHDPVRWKVQHIGRHVLSGTRPPRHGLL
- the ssuE gene encoding NADPH-dependent FMN reductase; amino-acid sequence: MATILSVSGSPSPVSRTAGLLRHLDARLVDQGHRVVPLDVRTLPAEALLGADFAHPEIVAARRLFEEADGVIIGTPIYKAAYSGLLKSLLDLLPQRALAGKTVLPLATGGSLAHVLAVDYALRPVLSTMGAGHIVQGWFVLDGHITAPAGGAVTVDPVARPALYTVVDQFSLALAAETAPLAA